One segment of Longimicrobiales bacterium DNA contains the following:
- a CDS encoding DUF5715 family protein: MNSEITDVMLRISPLLLAAGLLAGPVIASAEVGVTLSGSRASMLRQNRIAKEESFSFLRTPTQVKDYVENGHLVPLDGSDSYRVIAGYPFARPVVRSFVERLSSKYAAACGEQLVVTSLTRPSGRQPRNASPLSVHPAGMAVDLRVSRDAYCRGWLSAELLELETMGLIDATLERSPPHYHVAVFPAEFGAYDALLAAAEAEAERRAQEAAARELDLALALIQLAPPTITVDRPVIVLRTIAAVVALLFLPISV, translated from the coding sequence ATGAACTCCGAGATCACGGACGTGATGCTGCGAATTTCTCCGCTTCTCCTTGCCGCCGGCCTCCTCGCGGGCCCCGTCATCGCATCCGCCGAGGTAGGTGTGACGCTCAGCGGCTCGCGCGCGTCCATGCTGCGCCAGAACCGGATCGCGAAGGAGGAGTCCTTCTCGTTCCTGCGCACACCGACCCAGGTGAAGGATTATGTCGAGAATGGACACCTGGTGCCGCTGGATGGCAGCGATTCGTACCGGGTGATCGCCGGCTATCCGTTCGCGCGCCCGGTGGTTCGGTCGTTCGTCGAACGGCTGTCGTCGAAGTATGCCGCGGCGTGTGGTGAGCAACTCGTGGTCACGAGCCTGACGCGGCCGTCCGGCCGGCAGCCGCGCAACGCATCGCCGCTCTCGGTACACCCGGCCGGCATGGCCGTGGACCTGCGAGTCAGCCGGGACGCGTACTGTCGTGGCTGGCTGTCCGCCGAGCTGCTGGAGTTGGAGACCATGGGGCTCATCGACGCCACGCTCGAGCGCTCTCCGCCGCATTATCATGTCGCGGTCTTTCCGGCCGAGTTCGGCGCGTATGATGCGCTTCTCGCAGCCGCAGAGGCGGAGGCGGAGCGTCGTGCCCAGGAGGCCGCCGCACGCGAGCTGGATCTCGCACTCGCGCTGATTCAGCTGGCGCCGCCGACGATAACGGTCGATCGTCCGGTGATCGTGCTCAGGACCATCGCAGCCGTCGTGGCTCTCCTGTTCCTGCCGATTTCCGTCTGA